The proteins below are encoded in one region of Sphingomonas sp.:
- a CDS encoding tail fiber protein, which produces MEPFLGQIMQVGFSFAPRGWMICQGQLLGIAQQTALFSLLGTTFGGNGQQTFALPDAQSRVFIGTGKGPGLSQYDPGQIGGVESTTLTIGQMPVHNHNATFTPSGGGVSGSLQAMTGNPVGQETSAPADGSFLATVADPGGATPILYAPAGSAGTPVNLGGLNISGGSGGTVTVAPNGGSQPVGILQPYLAVTTIIALEGIFPSRN; this is translated from the coding sequence ATGGAACCGTTTCTTGGACAAATCATGCAGGTTGGTTTCAGCTTCGCGCCAAGGGGCTGGATGATCTGTCAGGGGCAGCTTCTGGGCATCGCACAGCAGACCGCGCTATTTTCGCTGCTCGGGACCACTTTCGGCGGTAATGGGCAGCAGACCTTCGCACTTCCCGACGCACAAAGCCGGGTTTTCATCGGCACCGGCAAAGGGCCTGGCCTGTCGCAATATGATCCGGGACAGATTGGCGGCGTCGAAAGCACCACGCTCACGATCGGTCAAATGCCGGTGCACAACCACAACGCCACCTTTACGCCGAGCGGTGGTGGCGTGTCCGGATCGCTGCAGGCGATGACCGGTAATCCCGTCGGCCAGGAGACCAGCGCACCGGCCGATGGTTCGTTCCTCGCAACCGTCGCCGATCCCGGCGGCGCCACGCCGATCCTCTATGCGCCGGCGGGCTCTGCCGGCACCCCCGTGAACCTGGGCGGCCTCAACATTTCGGGCGGCAGCGGCGGCACCGTGACCGTCGCCCCGAATGGCGGATCGCAGCCGGTCGGCATCCTCCAGCCCTATCTCGCGGTGACCACCATCATCGCTCTGGAAGGAATCTTCCCGTCGCGGAACTGA